One segment of Arthrobacter sp. MMS18-M83 DNA contains the following:
- the mutM gene encoding bifunctional DNA-formamidopyrimidine glycosylase/DNA-(apurinic or apyrimidinic site) lyase: MPELPEVEVVRRGLARWVRGRSITSVDVLDPRSIRRHALGTEDFVGNLEHATVLDVVRRGKFLWMPLQAEGPRGADGARSTDADRLPGVALMAHLGMSGQLLMQDPGVPDEKHLKVRINLSQSDGMPEQLRFVDQRIFGGLFVTSLVPTPDGGPGGEGEAPLPEIAEEASHIARDPLDPHFSFDDFYRKVKARKTGLKRALLDQGVISGIGNIYADEALWRAKLHYARPTDTLRRADAMRIVDAAREVMMDALAAGGTSFDSLYVNVNGDSGYFARSLDAYGRAGEPCRRCAAAGLAGVIKREQFMNRSSYTCPVCQPKPRNGRW, encoded by the coding sequence ATGCCGGAACTCCCCGAAGTCGAAGTGGTACGCCGCGGTTTGGCGCGCTGGGTGCGGGGCCGGTCCATCACGTCCGTGGACGTCCTGGACCCGCGCTCCATCCGCCGCCACGCGCTGGGCACGGAAGACTTCGTCGGCAACCTGGAGCACGCCACGGTTTTGGACGTCGTCCGTCGGGGTAAGTTCCTCTGGATGCCCTTGCAGGCCGAAGGGCCCCGCGGCGCCGATGGTGCCCGCAGTACCGATGCAGATCGGCTGCCGGGTGTCGCGCTCATGGCGCACCTTGGGATGAGCGGCCAGTTGCTCATGCAGGATCCCGGCGTTCCGGACGAGAAGCACCTCAAAGTCCGCATCAACCTGAGCCAGTCCGACGGCATGCCCGAGCAATTGCGGTTTGTGGACCAGCGGATCTTCGGCGGACTGTTCGTCACCTCCCTTGTGCCAACGCCCGACGGCGGTCCCGGCGGCGAGGGCGAGGCGCCCCTTCCGGAAATTGCCGAAGAAGCCTCCCACATTGCCCGCGATCCGCTGGATCCCCACTTCTCCTTTGACGACTTCTACCGCAAGGTCAAAGCCCGCAAGACCGGGCTCAAACGTGCGCTGTTGGACCAGGGCGTCATTTCCGGGATAGGCAACATCTACGCCGACGAAGCCCTCTGGCGGGCCAAACTCCACTATGCCAGGCCGACGGACACCCTCCGGCGGGCCGACGCCATGCGGATTGTGGATGCTGCCCGGGAAGTCATGATGGACGCCCTGGCAGCTGGCGGTACGAGCTTTGATTCGCTCTATGTCAACGTCAACGGTGATTCCGGATACTTTGCCCGATCCCTCGATGCCTATGGGCGGGCCGGCGAACCCTGCAGGCGCTGCGCCGCTGCCGGGCTGGCGGGTGTGATCAAACGCGAGCAGTTCATGAACCGGTCCTCCTACACGTGCCCCGTCTGTCAGCCGAAGCCGCGCAACGGCCGCTGGTAG
- the smc gene encoding chromosome segregation protein SMC — MHLKSLTVRGFKSFASATTFDFEPGVTAVVGPNGSGKSNVVDALAWVMGEQGAKTLRGGKMEDVIFAGTSGRPPLGRAHVSLTIDNADGALPIEYSEVTISRTLFRTGGSEYAINGSPCRLLDIQELLSDSGLGREMHVIVGQGQLDRVLHATPEDRRGFIEEAAGILKHRRRKEKTVRKLEAMQANLQRLGDLTAEIRRQLTPLGKQAEVARRAQTVQFDVRDAKSRLLADELVQLTKALEKDVADEAALKERRETVEAELGAGRQRQLRLEQLAAVATPRLNAARDNWYQLSATRDRLRALGSLATERRRLLGSTDAAPDSGRDPDHLDRQAARVRQEQAELEHDILAKQAALLEATAVKQEAENLAAAEDKRLTTVLRAAADRREGLAKLVGQLAAARSRAEAAEAERGRLRESLSAGEERRRHAQSEFTALESQVAGVEDGEESLDAEYEGASALLDEINAEIDALKAAERDEVRERDALIARRDALQLGLNRKDGSSRILSSGHPGVVGSLASLLTVEPGYEAAVAAALGSASDAVVVADGAGAVAAMQLLKDADAGRASLLLAGAPPSAAPELDSPEVSALPNGARWATELVQADGPDAGGAMALLALTAVVDGLGAAASLIAGNPRLTAVTLEGDVFRALTVDGGSATAPSLLEVQAAMDDAEARLLELTTRLERGKFALAGAEARRADARERADAALDKLHDSDARLAAVAERLGHLNSQLRSAVGESDRLADSLAKAELNIAVAEESLELAAERLAAAQEAPQEEEPSTEHRDALSRAASEARSCEMEVRLGLRSAEEQLAATSNRAASLERAAASERRAREEAARRALRRKAQAERASAVASAVGQTVRFVDVSVDLAARARDHAEAVREQREKELADVRSSNDVLAQELAGLTDSVHRDELARAQQRLRIEALETRAIEELGLSAEQLVADFGPEQPIPVPAAATDKWAELRAPVDEDGNPVVEGVPFVRAEQEKRLRKAERDLAALGKVNPLALEEFAALEERHQFLSTQLEDLKSSRKDLLDIIKEVDNRVQQVFAEAFADTSKQFDHVFARLFPGGEGKLVLTDPDDMLTTGIEVEARPAGKKIKRLSLLSGGERSLTAVALLVAIFKARPSPFYVMDEVEAALDDTNLGRLITIFEELRESSQLIVITHQKRTMEVADALYGVTMRGDGVSTVISQRLGAEV; from the coding sequence TTGCATCTGAAAAGTTTGACTGTCCGGGGATTCAAGTCGTTCGCGTCGGCCACGACGTTCGACTTCGAGCCGGGCGTCACTGCCGTTGTCGGCCCCAACGGTTCGGGCAAGTCCAATGTGGTTGACGCACTGGCCTGGGTGATGGGCGAACAGGGCGCCAAGACCCTGCGCGGCGGCAAAATGGAAGATGTCATTTTCGCCGGGACATCGGGGCGGCCCCCTTTGGGCCGCGCGCATGTTTCGCTGACAATTGACAACGCCGACGGTGCCTTGCCGATCGAATACAGCGAAGTCACCATTTCCCGCACGCTCTTCCGGACCGGCGGCTCCGAGTACGCCATCAACGGCTCGCCGTGCCGTCTCCTGGATATCCAGGAACTCCTCTCGGATTCAGGCCTGGGCCGGGAAATGCATGTGATCGTAGGGCAGGGGCAGTTGGACCGGGTCCTGCACGCCACTCCTGAGGACCGCCGCGGATTCATCGAAGAGGCCGCCGGCATCCTGAAGCACCGGCGTCGTAAGGAAAAGACTGTCCGCAAGCTGGAAGCCATGCAGGCGAACCTGCAACGCCTTGGCGACCTGACGGCAGAAATCCGCCGGCAACTCACGCCCCTGGGCAAGCAGGCCGAAGTCGCCCGCCGGGCCCAGACCGTGCAATTCGACGTCCGTGATGCCAAGTCCCGGCTGCTGGCGGACGAACTCGTGCAGCTCACCAAAGCTTTGGAGAAAGATGTCGCGGATGAAGCTGCGTTGAAGGAACGCCGCGAGACCGTTGAAGCGGAACTCGGCGCAGGTCGCCAACGCCAGCTCCGTCTTGAACAACTCGCTGCTGTTGCGACGCCCAGGCTCAATGCGGCCCGGGACAATTGGTATCAATTGTCCGCAACCAGGGACCGGCTTAGAGCCTTGGGATCGCTCGCCACGGAGCGTCGCCGCCTCCTCGGATCCACGGATGCTGCCCCCGATTCCGGCCGCGACCCGGACCACCTCGACCGGCAGGCGGCCCGGGTACGGCAGGAACAGGCGGAACTCGAGCACGACATCCTGGCGAAGCAGGCAGCCCTTCTCGAGGCCACCGCTGTCAAACAGGAAGCCGAGAACCTGGCCGCGGCCGAGGACAAGCGCCTGACAACCGTGTTGCGCGCGGCGGCCGATCGCCGTGAAGGACTCGCGAAACTCGTTGGACAATTGGCTGCCGCGCGTTCCCGGGCGGAGGCGGCGGAAGCCGAACGAGGCAGGCTCAGGGAATCGCTTTCTGCCGGTGAGGAACGCCGTCGCCACGCGCAAAGCGAGTTCACGGCCCTCGAGTCACAAGTGGCCGGGGTCGAAGACGGCGAGGAGAGCCTCGACGCCGAATACGAGGGCGCCAGCGCCCTTCTCGACGAGATCAACGCCGAGATCGACGCGTTGAAAGCCGCCGAACGGGACGAAGTCCGCGAACGTGATGCCCTCATCGCCCGCCGTGATGCCCTGCAACTTGGACTCAACCGCAAGGATGGCTCTTCGCGGATCCTGTCCTCGGGCCACCCCGGGGTCGTGGGTTCCTTGGCTTCGCTTCTGACAGTCGAGCCCGGCTATGAGGCCGCAGTGGCCGCGGCGCTCGGCAGCGCCTCCGACGCCGTGGTAGTGGCCGACGGCGCGGGAGCCGTCGCCGCGATGCAGTTGCTGAAAGACGCCGACGCCGGACGCGCTTCCCTTTTGCTGGCGGGCGCGCCACCGTCCGCCGCTCCGGAGCTTGACTCGCCGGAAGTGTCGGCGCTGCCGAACGGTGCGCGTTGGGCTACTGAGTTGGTTCAGGCTGATGGTCCTGACGCGGGTGGCGCCATGGCCCTCCTGGCCCTGACCGCCGTCGTCGACGGACTGGGCGCGGCGGCAAGCCTCATTGCAGGCAACCCGAGGCTCACCGCTGTAACCCTCGAAGGGGACGTCTTCAGGGCCCTGACCGTGGACGGCGGATCGGCCACGGCGCCGTCGCTCCTTGAGGTCCAAGCCGCAATGGACGACGCCGAAGCCCGGCTTCTGGAGCTCACCACCCGTCTTGAACGTGGCAAGTTCGCCCTGGCGGGGGCCGAAGCCCGCCGGGCCGACGCGCGGGAACGCGCGGACGCTGCCCTGGACAAACTCCACGACTCGGATGCCCGGCTGGCCGCCGTGGCCGAACGGCTTGGCCACCTGAATTCCCAGTTGCGCAGCGCCGTCGGGGAAAGCGATCGCCTGGCGGATTCCTTGGCCAAGGCCGAACTGAACATCGCCGTCGCCGAGGAATCCCTTGAACTTGCGGCGGAACGGCTGGCCGCGGCACAAGAAGCCCCCCAGGAAGAAGAGCCTTCCACGGAGCACCGGGACGCGTTGTCGAGAGCTGCCAGCGAAGCCCGGTCCTGTGAGATGGAGGTCAGGCTAGGGTTGCGCAGTGCCGAGGAACAGCTCGCCGCAACCAGCAACCGGGCTGCATCCCTGGAACGGGCCGCCGCAAGCGAGCGGCGTGCCCGTGAGGAGGCGGCGCGCCGGGCCCTGCGGCGCAAAGCCCAAGCCGAGCGGGCCTCCGCAGTGGCCTCCGCCGTTGGACAGACGGTTCGCTTCGTTGACGTTTCGGTGGACTTGGCTGCCCGCGCCCGTGACCACGCAGAGGCGGTTCGTGAACAGCGGGAGAAGGAACTTGCCGATGTCCGGAGCAGCAACGACGTCTTGGCCCAAGAACTGGCCGGACTGACGGATTCCGTGCACCGCGACGAGCTCGCGCGGGCCCAACAGAGGCTCAGGATCGAAGCCTTGGAAACGCGCGCCATCGAAGAACTTGGCCTGTCGGCAGAGCAACTCGTGGCCGATTTCGGTCCGGAGCAGCCCATTCCCGTGCCTGCTGCCGCCACGGACAAATGGGCCGAACTCCGCGCCCCGGTGGACGAGGACGGAAACCCTGTTGTCGAGGGCGTTCCTTTTGTCCGCGCTGAGCAGGAGAAACGGCTCCGGAAGGCCGAACGGGACCTCGCCGCGCTCGGCAAAGTGAACCCCTTGGCGCTTGAGGAATTTGCGGCACTCGAGGAACGGCACCAATTCCTGAGCACACAGCTGGAAGATCTCAAGTCCAGCCGAAAAGACCTTCTGGACATCATTAAGGAAGTGGACAACCGCGTTCAGCAGGTCTTTGCCGAAGCCTTCGCCGATACGTCCAAACAGTTCGACCACGTCTTTGCGCGGCTCTTTCCTGGCGGTGAGGGCAAGTTGGTACTGACGGACCCGGACGACATGCTGACCACCGGCATCGAGGTTGAGGCACGGCCTGCCGGCAAGAAGATCAAGCGCTTGTCCTTGCTTTCAGGCGGCGAACGGTCGCTGACGGCTGTCGCCCTGCTTGTGGCGATTTTCAAGGCGCGGCCTTCCCCGTTCTATGTCATGGACGAGGTGGAAGCAGCGCTGGACGATACGAACCTGGGCAGGCTGATCACGATCTTCGAAGAACTGCGCGAGTCCAGCCAGCTGATTGTCATTACCCACCAGAAGCGGACCATGGAAGTCGCGGACGCCCTGTACGGAGTGACAATGCGGGGCGACGGGGTCTCTACCGTCATCAGCCAGAGGCTCGGTGCCGAGGTCTAG
- the ftsY gene encoding signal recognition particle-docking protein FtsY produces the protein MNDLLPIILSIVAAIVVVGGLIPVLLKARKSSSTYAGTRDANDPANTGSAGGGTIVDDAPGAVRERPAPGIAVEPADLAVPETDVPDDAAGLELIEVETPAPVEGRLNRLRARLVKSNNILGKGLLALLASDKIDEDVWDEVEETLLLADLGTEPTMQLVDALRERVKVQGTRNPEEVKALLREELIKLVDPTMDRSLNVDRKGDHPAIMIVVGVNGVGKTTTVGKLARVLVAEDKDVLLGAADTFRAAAAEQLATWGQRVGVATVRSHVDGADPASVAYEAVKSGIEQEVDVVMIDTAGRLQNKVGLMDELSKVKRVIEKLAEVDEVLLVLDATTGQNGLNQAKVFAEVVNITGIVLTKLDGTAKGGIVVAIQKALGVPVKLVGLGEGPDDLAPFEAEAFVDALLN, from the coding sequence GTGAATGATCTCCTCCCCATTATTCTGTCCATTGTCGCTGCCATTGTGGTGGTCGGAGGGCTGATTCCTGTCCTGCTCAAGGCGCGGAAGTCCTCCTCGACCTACGCTGGAACACGCGACGCCAACGATCCTGCTAATACGGGGTCGGCAGGCGGCGGAACGATTGTCGACGACGCCCCCGGTGCCGTGCGGGAACGCCCGGCACCCGGTATCGCCGTCGAGCCCGCCGACCTTGCCGTTCCCGAGACCGACGTTCCTGACGACGCCGCGGGGCTGGAACTCATCGAGGTGGAGACCCCTGCGCCGGTGGAGGGCCGCCTCAACCGGCTTCGGGCGCGACTGGTCAAATCCAACAACATCCTCGGCAAGGGACTCCTGGCGCTGCTTGCGAGCGACAAGATCGACGAAGATGTCTGGGACGAAGTCGAGGAAACGCTGCTCCTTGCCGACCTTGGCACCGAGCCCACCATGCAGCTGGTGGATGCACTGCGTGAACGGGTGAAAGTCCAAGGAACCCGCAACCCGGAGGAAGTCAAAGCCCTCCTGCGCGAGGAACTCATCAAGCTCGTGGACCCGACTATGGACCGCAGCCTGAACGTGGACCGCAAGGGAGACCACCCCGCCATCATGATCGTGGTCGGCGTCAACGGTGTCGGCAAGACCACCACCGTGGGTAAGCTGGCGCGTGTTCTGGTCGCTGAAGACAAGGACGTCCTCCTGGGCGCTGCCGACACTTTCCGGGCGGCGGCCGCGGAGCAGCTTGCCACCTGGGGGCAGCGCGTCGGCGTCGCAACGGTCAGGTCCCACGTCGACGGCGCGGACCCCGCCTCTGTCGCGTATGAGGCCGTCAAATCAGGCATCGAGCAGGAAGTCGATGTCGTCATGATCGACACCGCTGGCCGCCTGCAGAACAAGGTCGGCCTCATGGACGAACTCAGCAAGGTCAAGCGGGTCATCGAGAAGCTGGCTGAAGTGGATGAGGTCCTGCTGGTGCTGGATGCGACCACCGGACAGAACGGCCTGAACCAAGCCAAGGTCTTTGCCGAGGTGGTCAACATCACGGGAATCGTGCTCACCAAACTGGACGGCACGGCGAAGGGCGGCATCGTCGTCGCGATCCAAAAGGCTCTCGGCGTCCCGGTCAAGCTTGTTGGCCTTGGCGAAGGCCCGGACGACCTCGCCCCGTTCGAGGCCGAAGCCTTCGTCGACGCCCTGCTGAACTGA
- a CDS encoding MFS transporter, producing the protein MTASPKSSANQGARATKAPMPRDIKVMLVAAFLIALGFGLVAPVLPQFATTFDVGATAAAVIVSIFAFMRLVFAPAGGVLMGRFGERPVYIAGLLIVAASTAACAFAQSYWQLLVFRGLGGAGSVMFTVAAMGLLIRLAPPESRGRVSGAYASAFLIGSVLGPVVGGLLAGFGLRVPFLAYAAALVLAALVVRTQLTGSSKGASQGDAAGPAMQLKEALRDSAYRAALFSSFGNGWATFGVRMATVPLFAVVVLAAGAGSAGWALAVFAGGNALALTFSGRLADSFGRKPMMLLGLVVTGLATGTIGLTSSLPAFFAASAVAGFGSGLLNPAQQAAVGDIIGRGRSGGKVLAAFQMASDAGAIVGPVLVGLLADGFGYGWAFGATGGILLLSTVGWSVAREPMHRVPERIDSPN; encoded by the coding sequence ATGACCGCAAGCCCCAAATCCAGTGCAAACCAAGGGGCTCGCGCCACGAAGGCCCCCATGCCTCGGGACATCAAGGTGATGTTGGTGGCAGCGTTCCTGATCGCGCTGGGTTTTGGCCTCGTGGCGCCCGTGCTCCCGCAGTTCGCCACCACATTCGACGTCGGAGCAACGGCGGCCGCCGTGATCGTGAGTATCTTCGCGTTCATGCGCCTGGTATTCGCTCCAGCCGGCGGCGTCCTGATGGGTCGCTTCGGCGAGCGCCCCGTTTACATCGCGGGGTTGCTGATTGTGGCGGCCTCCACGGCGGCGTGCGCCTTCGCCCAAAGCTACTGGCAACTGCTGGTGTTCCGGGGTCTCGGCGGGGCCGGTTCCGTGATGTTCACGGTCGCAGCGATGGGCCTGTTGATCCGCCTCGCTCCCCCGGAAAGCCGCGGACGGGTCTCCGGCGCTTACGCGTCTGCGTTCCTGATAGGCAGCGTCCTCGGCCCCGTGGTTGGTGGACTGCTTGCCGGGTTCGGGTTGCGCGTCCCATTCCTTGCCTACGCGGCTGCCCTGGTGCTCGCGGCCCTCGTCGTACGCACGCAGCTGACGGGCAGTTCAAAGGGAGCGAGCCAAGGAGACGCGGCGGGGCCGGCAATGCAACTTAAAGAGGCCCTGCGCGATTCTGCCTACAGGGCCGCGCTATTCTCTAGCTTCGGCAATGGCTGGGCGACCTTCGGGGTGCGCATGGCCACCGTGCCATTGTTCGCCGTGGTTGTCCTGGCCGCGGGTGCCGGCTCGGCGGGCTGGGCCCTGGCCGTGTTCGCAGGGGGCAACGCGCTGGCGCTGACCTTCTCCGGTCGCTTGGCCGACAGCTTCGGCCGCAAGCCCATGATGCTGCTGGGCCTGGTCGTCACGGGCCTGGCCACTGGCACCATCGGCTTGACGAGCAGTCTTCCCGCGTTTTTCGCGGCTTCCGCTGTTGCCGGTTTCGGCTCGGGTTTGCTGAACCCTGCCCAGCAGGCCGCCGTCGGGGACATCATCGGTCGCGGCCGTTCGGGCGGAAAGGTATTGGCGGCCTTCCAGATGGCCTCCGATGCCGGAGCGATCGTCGGGCCTGTTCTGGTTGGCCTCCTGGCCGACGGTTTCGGCTACGGCTGGGCGTTCGGCGCAACCGGCGGGATCCTCCTGCTCTCAACCGTCGGGTGGTCCGTGGCCCGCGAGCCGATGCATCGCGTACCGGAGCGTATCGACTCACCCAACTGA
- a CDS encoding ammonium transporter has translation MEFSAGLVWLLVASAFVLFMTPGLAFFYGGMTRAKAALNMMMMSFIAIGTVTIVWVLWGASMSTSNTDNFFQLFANPFSHFGLHNFTDPADLLHVGYAATFAIITVALISGAIADRAKFSAWTLFTPIWATLVYAPMAYMVWGGGLFSKDGWFGQTFAPVIDFAGGTVVHINAGIAGLILVLIIGNRKGFGKDPNHRPHNVPLVMLGAAILWFGWFGFNAGAAATVEQAGLIWINTLTAPAAAMLGWLIVERIRDGHPTSLGAASGVVAGLVAITPACANVSPLGAIALGIAAGVASALAVGLKFKLGYDDSLDVVGVHLVSGIIGTVAIGFLATPTQGPAGLFYGGGTTQLVAQSLAALCSIVFTGVMTFIIAYPIHKLMGFRISERQEIAGADLSLHAETAYEFGVGGHGGSFQPLHDLITGKASAGATEETSVSGKESVQA, from the coding sequence ATGGAATTTAGCGCCGGTCTCGTTTGGCTCCTGGTCGCGTCAGCCTTCGTGCTGTTCATGACCCCGGGCCTGGCATTTTTCTATGGCGGCATGACCCGTGCCAAAGCCGCCCTGAACATGATGATGATGAGCTTCATCGCCATCGGCACAGTGACCATCGTCTGGGTCTTGTGGGGCGCGTCGATGTCCACGAGCAACACGGACAACTTCTTCCAGCTCTTCGCAAACCCGTTCAGCCACTTCGGCCTGCATAACTTCACGGATCCCGCAGACCTCCTCCACGTTGGATACGCTGCTACCTTCGCGATCATCACCGTGGCGCTGATCTCCGGTGCAATAGCGGACCGAGCCAAGTTCTCGGCCTGGACGCTCTTCACCCCGATTTGGGCCACCCTGGTCTACGCACCCATGGCTTACATGGTGTGGGGCGGCGGGCTCTTCTCAAAGGACGGCTGGTTCGGCCAGACTTTCGCCCCGGTCATCGACTTCGCCGGTGGCACTGTGGTGCACATCAACGCCGGTATTGCTGGCCTGATACTCGTCCTGATCATCGGCAACCGCAAGGGCTTCGGCAAGGACCCGAATCACCGCCCGCACAACGTGCCCCTGGTCATGCTGGGTGCGGCGATCCTCTGGTTCGGCTGGTTCGGTTTCAACGCCGGTGCAGCAGCAACGGTAGAGCAGGCAGGCCTCATCTGGATCAACACCCTCACCGCGCCTGCAGCAGCCATGCTCGGCTGGCTTATTGTGGAGCGCATCCGTGACGGCCACCCGACCTCGCTCGGAGCTGCTTCGGGTGTCGTCGCCGGTCTGGTCGCTATCACCCCGGCTTGTGCCAACGTTTCGCCGCTCGGCGCCATCGCGCTCGGTATCGCAGCCGGCGTTGCCTCGGCTCTCGCCGTCGGCCTGAAGTTCAAGCTTGGCTACGACGACTCGCTCGATGTGGTGGGCGTCCACCTGGTGTCCGGCATCATCGGCACTGTGGCCATCGGCTTCCTCGCCACCCCGACCCAGGGTCCGGCCGGCCTGTTCTACGGCGGCGGTACTACACAGCTGGTTGCACAGTCTCTCGCAGCGCTTTGCTCGATCGTCTTCACCGGCGTCATGACATTCATCATCGCCTACCCGATCCACAAGCTCATGGGCTTCCGGATCTCCGAACGCCAGGAGATCGCCGGTGCAGACCTTAGCCTGCATGCCGAAACGGCATACGAGTTCGGCGTCGGCGGCCACGGCGGCAGCTTCCAGCCCCTGCACGACCTCATCACTGGCAAGGCATCGGCTGGAGCAACTGAGGAAACATCCGTATCAGGCAAGGAGAGTGTCCAGGCATGA
- a CDS encoding P-II family nitrogen regulator, producing MKLITAIVRPEKLDAIREGLEAYGVQGLTVSAASGYGRQRGYTEVYRGAEYNVDLLPKIRVEVLATDEQADDILDVLIASSNTGRAGDGKVWTVDVYEAVRVRTGERGAAAI from the coding sequence ATGAAACTCATCACGGCGATCGTCCGCCCGGAGAAGCTCGACGCCATCCGAGAGGGGCTCGAAGCCTACGGGGTACAGGGACTGACGGTCAGCGCGGCCAGCGGCTACGGCCGGCAGCGAGGTTACACCGAGGTGTATCGCGGTGCCGAGTACAACGTGGATTTGCTTCCGAAGATCCGCGTCGAGGTCCTGGCCACGGATGAGCAGGCGGACGACATCCTCGATGTCCTGATCGCTTCCTCCAACACAGGCCGCGCCGGTGACGGCAAAGTCTGGACTGTGGACGTCTACGAAGCAGTCCGTGTCCGCACGGGCGAACGCGGCGCAGCAGCCATCTAA
- a CDS encoding glucose-6-phosphate dehydrogenase — protein MTSKTTVKTLLILGASGDLTGRLLLPGLARLVAGGLADGLKLVGAGSDPWTAQQWTKRVQGAFEEAGKDAGAAGKKAVAAMEDNTAYHQLDVTADGQLATLLAGLEAPVAVYFALPPHISQKACEVLNAADLPAGTRLVMEKPFGSSSESARDLNKTLAALVPEDHIHRVDHFLGKATVLNILGLRFANRFLEPVWNRDHIEKVEVIFDEDLALEGRARYYDNAGALKDMIQSHLLHIMALLAIDAPATIDESDLRGAIATVLRASSISAPYRKTTRRARYSAGRSGGHPVPDYVEEEGVDPARNTETLAEVEVSIDNWRWKGVPFILRSGKALGLARKEAIITFRPVPHLPSGFQGVDSPNQLRIGFGPDTLQLDIDVNGPGDVFTLDRVTLASDLNASDLLPYGEVLEGVITGDPLLSVRGDTAVDCWRIVEPVLKAWAKDSVPLEKYDAGGSGPADWPTAVGG, from the coding sequence GTGACCAGCAAAACTACCGTCAAAACGTTGCTCATCCTAGGTGCCTCCGGAGACCTGACAGGCCGGTTGCTGTTGCCGGGCCTTGCCAGGCTTGTCGCCGGCGGGCTCGCGGACGGCCTCAAGCTTGTGGGAGCCGGGTCCGACCCCTGGACCGCCCAGCAATGGACAAAACGGGTGCAGGGCGCCTTTGAGGAGGCAGGGAAGGACGCCGGTGCCGCAGGGAAGAAAGCCGTCGCGGCCATGGAGGACAACACCGCCTACCATCAGCTGGATGTCACGGCCGACGGCCAGCTCGCCACGCTGCTGGCCGGACTCGAAGCACCGGTAGCCGTCTACTTTGCCTTGCCGCCACACATCAGCCAAAAGGCCTGCGAAGTACTCAATGCCGCAGATCTGCCTGCCGGGACCCGCTTAGTGATGGAGAAGCCGTTCGGCTCCAGTTCGGAATCGGCCCGGGACCTCAACAAGACCCTTGCAGCCTTGGTCCCGGAAGACCACATCCACCGCGTGGACCATTTCCTCGGCAAAGCCACCGTCCTGAACATCCTGGGCTTGCGCTTCGCCAACAGGTTCCTCGAACCCGTGTGGAACCGGGACCACATCGAAAAGGTGGAGGTCATTTTCGACGAAGACCTCGCGCTCGAAGGGCGTGCGCGCTACTACGACAACGCAGGCGCCCTGAAGGACATGATCCAGAGCCATTTGCTGCACATCATGGCGCTCCTGGCCATTGATGCCCCCGCCACCATCGACGAGAGCGATCTCCGCGGCGCGATCGCCACGGTGCTGCGTGCGAGCAGCATCAGCGCGCCCTACCGGAAGACCACGCGCAGAGCCCGCTACAGCGCCGGCCGAAGCGGCGGGCATCCGGTTCCGGACTATGTCGAAGAGGAAGGCGTGGATCCCGCCCGGAACACCGAGACGCTCGCGGAAGTTGAGGTGTCGATCGACAACTGGCGCTGGAAGGGAGTCCCTTTCATCCTGCGCTCAGGCAAGGCCTTGGGCCTCGCGCGCAAGGAAGCCATCATCACCTTCCGGCCCGTTCCGCACCTGCCGTCCGGGTTCCAAGGCGTGGACTCCCCCAACCAGCTGCGCATCGGATTCGGTCCGGACACTCTGCAGCTCGACATTGACGTCAACGGTCCCGGGGACGTCTTCACGCTAGATCGCGTGACGCTCGCCTCCGACCTGAACGCTTCCGATCTCCTGCCCTATGGAGAAGTCCTGGAGGGGGTCATCACCGGCGATCCCCTGCTTTCCGTCCGGGGAGACACTGCCGTGGACTGCTGGCGGATCGTTGAGCCCGTGCTGAAAGCCTGGGCCAAGGATTCGGTGCCGCTTGAAAAGTACGACGCCGGTGGCTCCGGTCCCGCGGACTGGCCCACCGCCGTCGGGGGCTGA